A genomic region of Notamacropus eugenii isolate mMacEug1 chromosome 3, mMacEug1.pri_v2, whole genome shotgun sequence contains the following coding sequences:
- the LOC140530971 gene encoding dolichol phosphate-mannose biosynthesis regulatory protein-like, with protein sequence MATATDQVVGFGLVVFSLVTFIYYTIWVIILPFIDSDHIIHKYFLPREYAIIIPLAAGLFLLLFVGLFITYVMLKNREPAKKTN encoded by the coding sequence ATGGCCACAGCAACAGACCAGGTGGTTGGATTTGGCCTGGTGGTTTTCAGTCTTGTGACCTTCATCTACTACACAATTTGGGTGATCATTCTGCCCTTCATAGACAGTGATCACATCATCCACAAGTACTTCCTGCCCAGAGAGTATGCCATTATCATCCCCCTTGCAGCTGGCCTATTCCTTCTGCTATTTGTGGGGTTGTTCATCACTTATGTAATGCTGAAGAATCGGGAGCCAGCCAAGAAGACAAATTGA